DNA sequence from the Sinomonas terrae genome:
CGAAGGGGAGGGCCTCGGCAACCAGTTCCTTGCCAACATTCGCGAGGCGCAGGCCATCGCGCAGGTCGTCCGCGTCTTCGACGATCCGGATGTGGTGCATGTCGAAGGCCGCGTCGATCCGCGCTCCGACATCGAGACCATTCACATGGAGCTCATTCTCGCTGACCTCCAGACCATCGAGAAGGCGCTGCCGCGCGTCGAGAAGGAAGTCAAGAACAAGAAGCGCGACGCCGCCGAGCTCGCTGCCCTGCAAGCGGCGCAGAAGGTCCTCGAGCGGGGCGACACGATCACTTCCGCAGTGCAGAGTGACAAGCTCGATATCGATGGCCTCAAGGAGCTCAACCTCCTCACTGCGAAGCCCTTCATCTACGTCTTCAACGCGGATGAGGGGGTGCTGGGCGATCCCGAGAAGCAGGCCGAGCTGCGTGAGCTGGTCGCGCCCGCGGACTGCATCTTCCTTGACGCGAAGCTTGAGGCCGACCTCGTCGAGCTCTCCGAGGAGGAGGCCCGGGAGATGCTCGAGATGAACGGGCAGGACGAGTCCGGCCTCGACCAGCTCGCCCGCGTTGGCTTCCACACCCTCGGTCTGCAGACCTATCTCACTGCGGGGCCGAAGGAAGCGCGTGCTTGGACGATTCATCAGGGTGATACCGCGCCGCAGGCAGCCGGCGTCATCCACTCGGACTTCCAGCGGGGCTTCATCAAGGCCGAAGTCGTGCACTTCGATGACCTCATCAGCGCGGGTTCGATGAACGAGGCGAAGGCGCGCGGCAAGGTCCGCATCGAAGGCAAGGACTACGTCATGGCCGACGGCGACGTGGTGGAGTTCCGCTTCAACGTCTGACGGCGGAGGCATTCAGGGGCCGGCTCGATGGCTTGGGCCCAGCACCCAGAATGCCGTGCGGCCCCAGATTCAGGCCGTGCGCTCCGGCCCCGAGCCCTATTGGGCAGAGGGCGCCGCTGGAGCCCCAGGATGGTCACGCAGGCGGGCAAGACGATCCCGGGCCACCCGTTCGACGAGAACGGGCACGTAGTCCCGGACGGGCCCGGTCATCTCCTCGGACGCGCGGCTGACAGCCGCGGCAACGGCTTCTTCCCCCAGATCAGGGAAGCGGGCCCCCAGACGCGATCGGACGTTCTTGAGCGCCTGGATCTCGGTCTGCCGTTCCATCACCCCATGGTCCTATGGGCGGCCACGAATAGCGAGGGGTCATTCGTGCGCGGCTGGGCTACCGCCCGGGTCGATGCCTCCGCCGCGCCGGACAGGGCGTGCAGGCGCGGCCGGGCAGGAGGGTCGGCTTCTTCCACACGAGACCGCCCCCGAGAAGCCCCCGGGGGCCCCGATGCAAGGCGGGGCGCCGTCAGGTCAGTCCGCGGGGCAGCCCGCCTCGATGAGGCGCCCGGCGAGGTCGAGGGCCCGGCTGCCGTAGGTCGCGCCGTCGAGGACGGCGGCCGTGGCGTAGGCGCCGTTGAGGACGATCAGCAGGTCGTCGGCGAGCCGGTCGGGCTCGGCCGCTCCCGCCTCGGCGGCGAGGGAGCGGAACCAGTCCCGCACCTGCTGCTTGTGCGCCACTGCCGTCAGGTGAGCCGGGTGGGCGCCGTCGGGGAACTCCGTGTTGGTGTTCAGCATGGGGCAGCCCCGGTACCAGGCCGCGGCGGTGTCCTCGGCCAGGACCTCGAAGACCGCGAGCAGCCGGTGCCGCGGGTCGGAGTGCTCGGTCGCCGCCTGCTCCATGCGCTCGAACCAGGCGTCGGCGCGGCCCTTCACATACGCCGTGGCGAGGGCGTCCTTCGTGGGGAACTGGCGGTAGACCGTGGCGTTCCCAACTCCGCACTCCTTCACCACCGCGTCCATACCGACCGCGCGGATGCCCTGCCGGTAGAACAGGCGCGTCGCCACGTCTAAGACGTTGCGGCGGTTCTCCTCGGCCGTTCTGCGAGCCATCGCGGCCCACCTCCACTTCCTTCCGTTCCCGGATCCGACTGTTGGGTTCTGGACTCCAGTTTGACAGACGGAACGATCCGTCACAATCATGGTTCCGGAACGATCCGTCCCTTCGAGGCCAGAATCACGGCCTTGGGCAGTCAATTCACCTCCCACGCACATCCTCAGGAGCTGACCCGTGAAGATCGCAGTACTCGGAACCGGCATGGTCGGCCGCACGCTCGCAGCCCGCCTTGCCGAGCTCGGCCACGCCGTCACCGTCGGCACCCGCGACCCTCAGGCCACCCTCGCCCGCACGGCGCCCGATCCGATGGGCGGCGACGCCTACGCCACGTGGGCCGCCCGATAACCCCGGCGTGACGGTTTCCACTTTCGCGAAGGCCGCCGCTGGCGCCGAACTCATCGTCAACGCCACCAACGGGGCTCTTCGCGTTTCCGCGGGAATCGGGCTCGCGCCGTAGGGCGTGAAGGGGCTCGTGGCCCTGTTGGATGAGTGGTGTCTAGTCATTCGTCCGGAACAGGATCCACGAGCCTTGATCGAGCCTACGACGGGGCAGCCCTGTGCTGCCACCGTGATCTTCAACCTGCCCGAATACCGCGTCCTCTCCGCCGCGCTCACCGCCTTCGGCGTCCGCCGGATCACTGTGGAGTCCACCGGGGTGCCGGGCTGTCCCGCCTGCGGGGTCGTCTCGGCCCGCGTGAAGGACCGACGGCTCCAGCGGCTGCGCGACGTCCCCCTGGCCGGCGCTGTCGTGGTGCTGTGGCGCAAGCGGCGCTGGTTCTGCGACGAGCCGGCGTGCCCGCGTGGGTCGTTCACCGAGGCCACGGACGAGGTGCCCAGGCGGGCCCGGTCCACGCGCCGGCTCCTGCATGCGCTTGTGGATGCCGTGATCCGCTCGGGCCGTGCCGCACTCGAGGCTGCCCGGGCCCACGGGGTCTCGTGGTGGCTGGCCCAGACCGCCCTGGACGCCGCCGCGGCGACGCTGCCGGACGTCGACCTGCTCGCGCCGAAGAGGCTCGGGATCGACGAGCACAGGTACCGGTCCGTGCGCTGGTACCGGGCCGACGAGGCATCGCCGTGGGTGCGGGTCGAGCCGTGGATGACCACGATCGTTGACCTGGACACCGGACAGGTGCTGGGCATCGTGGACGGCCGCGACAGCACCGGTGTCGGGGACTGGCTGTTCGCCCGGCCGCTGGCGTGGCGCCTCGGGGTGGAGGTCGTGGCGATCGACCCGTCGGCGGCGTTCCGCAAGGCCCTGCGGATGTGGCTTCCGCGCACCGCGGTGTCGGTCGACGCGTTCCACCTCGTCCAGCTGGCGAACCAGGCCGTCACCGAGGCCAGGCAGCGGCTGAGCCAGGAGATCAAGGGCCGCCGCGGCAGGGCGGTGGACCCGGGGTGGGCGAACCGGCGCCTGCTCCTGCGCGGCGCCGAGACCCTCTCCGGCCGCGGCAGGGCCCGACTGCGGGCGGTCTTCGAATCCGACGACCCGACCGGGCAGCTGCAGGCCGCCTGGGAGGCCAAGGAGCAGCTCCGCACCCTGCTCGCGTCCGGGGCGCTCGAGGAGGCGCGGGACCACCTGCGGATCCTCGAGGGCCTCGTCGAGGCCGCCCCGACCGTGGAGACGAAACGGCTCCTGCGCACCGTGAAGCGCTGGTGGAACGAGATCGAAGTCCTCATCACCACCGGCGCGACCACGGCCAAGGTCGAGGCGAACAACACCGCGATCAAGAACATCAAACGAACCGGACGGGGCTTCCGGAACCCGGACAACTACCGATCCCGTATCCTGCTCAGGAGCGCCGCTCAGACAGCAGCGTGACAATCACCCAGCAGGACCATTCCCGCGGAAACGCGAAGAGCCACCAACGGCGGCGCGTCACTGGATGTTCTGGCCCAGGCCGGGGCCGAGAACCTTGCCGGCAAGGCGATCATCGACATCGCCAACCCGCTGGACTTCAGCAATGGCATGCCCCCCACCCTGTTCGTCAAGGACACCGACTCCCTGGGCGAACAGATCCAGCGCGCCTTCCCGGCCTCCCGGGTCGTGAAGACCCTCAACACCCTCAACGCCGACCTCATGGCGCGCCCGGCACAGCTCACCGACCCCGGCACGGTCTTCGTCTCCGGGAACGACGCCGACGCCAAAGACACCGTCACTACCCTCCTGAAGGAATTCGGCCACCAGGACGTCATCGACCTCGGCGACATCACCACGGCCCGGGGCACCGAGATGCTCCTGGCCGTCTGGCTGCGGCTCTGGGGTGCCCTCGGAACCCCGGAGTTCAACTTCAAGATCGTCCGCTGAACATGGAAGGGACCACGCAGCACCGGACCCTCGTGATCCTCGGCCACCCGAGCACCCAGGACTCCCGCGTCAACCGGCACCTCGCCGACGCCGTCCGCGGCCTGCCCGGCCTCACCGTCCGGGACCTGGCCTCCGTGCGCGGCGCTGCCGGGTTCGACGTCGAGGCCGAACAGGAGATCCTCCGCGCCCATGACACCGTGGTGCTCCGGTTCCCCTGGTACTGGTACTGGTACTCGATCCCCGGCATCCTCAAGGAGTGGGTGGACCAGGTCCTCACGTACGGCTTCGCCTACGGCACCGGCGGCGACGCCCTGCGGGGCAAGCGCCTGGTCGTCGCGACCTCGACTGGCGGGCCCGAGTCGTCCTACGGGCCGAGCGGGCACAACCGCTTCACCATGGCAGAGCTGATGCGCCCCATCGAGGCGACCGCGCACTTGTGCGGCATGGTGCTCGAGGAGCCTCTCGTGGTCCACGGCGCCCGCATGGTCGACGAGGCCGAGCTCGCAGCGCACGGGGCCAGTTACCGGAACCTGCTCGCCAACTCCAAGGGAGCAGCACGGGCCGCCTGAGGCCGACTGTTTGAACCGGACCCGCCTCGGGTAGCGCAGACAAGGCCGCCCCGATGGCCTGTGCCGGACACGCCCCCATCGCCCCCCGGACTCCGGCGCGGCTGCCCCCGGACACCGAGTCCCCAGACTTCAATCGACCAATCGCCACCCATCCCGTCTCCGAAAGGACCCCTTATGCGAGCTGTACAGATCAGCGCCCCCGGCGCCCCGCTCGAGCTCATCGAGCGCGACCTGCCCGACGTTCCCCCCGGCCACGTCCTGATCAAGGTCGCCGCCAACGGCATCTGCCACAGCGACGCCATGCCCGGCGCGGGCATGGCCTCCTCCTACCCGCGGACTCCTGGCCACGAGGTCGCCGGAACCGTCGAGACCCTCGGCGAGGGCGTCACCCGCTGGGCCCCTGGCCAGCGGGTCGGCGTGGGCTGGTTCGGCGGAGCCTGCTTCGAGTGCGACCCCTGCCGCGACGGGGACTTCATCTCCTGCCAGAACGGCAAGATCACCGGCCTCACGACGGACGGCGGCTACGCCGACTACCTCGTGGCGCCGGCGGACGCCCTCGCCGCCATCCCCGACGAGCTCAGCTTCGCCGAGGCCGCGCCCCTGCTCTGCGCCGGCGTCACCACCTTCAACGCGATCCGCTCCAGCGGGGTCCGCCCCGGCGACCGCGTCGCGGTCGTGGGCCTGGGCGGTCTGGGCCACCTCGGCGTCCAGTTCGCGGCCAAGCTCGGCTTCGAGACCATCGCGATCGCCCGCGGCACCGAGAAGGAGGCCTTCGCCCGCCAGCTCGGCGCCGACCACTACATCGACAGCACCGCTTCGGATGTCGCCGCAGAGCTGAAGGCCCTCGGCGGGGCCGACCTCGTCATCGCGACCGCCACGGACGCCCCCTCGGTCTCGGCCACCGTGAAGGGCCTGGCCGCCCGCGGACGCCTCGTCGTCCTCGGCGTCCCCCACGAGCACCTCGCTGTCCACGCCGGCGACCTCGTCATGGGCAGCAGCACCGTCGCCGGGCACGCCTCAGGCACCGCGAAGGACTCCGAGGACACCCTCCGCTTCGCCGCCCGCACCGGCGTGCGCCCGATGATCGAGACCTACCCCCTCGAGAAAGCAGCCGACGGCTACGAGCGCATGGCCTCCGGCAGGGCCCGCTTCCGCGTGGTCCTCACAACCGACTGACGCTCGGCACCCAACTCCAGGGCGCCCCTCAAGGCAGGCCAGACCGCCGCAGAGGGGCGCCCTGGTCGTATGCCGGACCCGGGCACATGCGTACGCCTAGTCAG
Encoded proteins:
- a CDS encoding NAD(P)-binding domain-containing protein; protein product: MKIAVLGTGMVGRTLAARLAELGHAVTVGTRDPQATLARTAPDPMGGDAYATWAAR
- a CDS encoding ISL3 family transposase; translated protein: MIEPTTGQPCAATVIFNLPEYRVLSAALTAFGVRRITVESTGVPGCPACGVVSARVKDRRLQRLRDVPLAGAVVVLWRKRRWFCDEPACPRGSFTEATDEVPRRARSTRRLLHALVDAVIRSGRAALEAARAHGVSWWLAQTALDAAAATLPDVDLLAPKRLGIDEHRYRSVRWYRADEASPWVRVEPWMTTIVDLDTGQVLGIVDGRDSTGVGDWLFARPLAWRLGVEVVAIDPSAAFRKALRMWLPRTAVSVDAFHLVQLANQAVTEARQRLSQEIKGRRGRAVDPGWANRRLLLRGAETLSGRGRARLRAVFESDDPTGQLQAAWEAKEQLRTLLASGALEEARDHLRILEGLVEAAPTVETKRLLRTVKRWWNEIEVLITTGATTAKVEANNTAIKNIKRTGRGFRNPDNYRSRILLRSAAQTAA
- a CDS encoding NADPH-dependent F420 reductase, translated to MPPTLFVKDTDSLGEQIQRAFPASRVVKTLNTLNADLMARPAQLTDPGTVFVSGNDADAKDTVTTLLKEFGHQDVIDLGDITTARGTEMLLAVWLRLWGALGTPEFNFKIVR
- a CDS encoding alcohol dehydrogenase gives rise to the protein MRAVQISAPGAPLELIERDLPDVPPGHVLIKVAANGICHSDAMPGAGMASSYPRTPGHEVAGTVETLGEGVTRWAPGQRVGVGWFGGACFECDPCRDGDFISCQNGKITGLTTDGGYADYLVAPADALAAIPDELSFAEAAPLLCAGVTTFNAIRSSGVRPGDRVAVVGLGGLGHLGVQFAAKLGFETIAIARGTEKEAFARQLGADHYIDSTASDVAAELKALGGADLVIATATDAPSVSATVKGLAARGRLVVLGVPHEHLAVHAGDLVMGSSTVAGHASGTAKDSEDTLRFAARTGVRPMIETYPLEKAADGYERMASGRARFRVVLTTD
- a CDS encoding TetR/AcrR family transcriptional regulator, with the translated sequence MARRTAEENRRNVLDVATRLFYRQGIRAVGMDAVVKECGVGNATVYRQFPTKDALATAYVKGRADAWFERMEQAATEHSDPRHRLLAVFEVLAEDTAAAWYRGCPMLNTNTEFPDGAHPAHLTAVAHKQQVRDWFRSLAAEAGAAEPDRLADDLLIVLNGAYATAAVLDGATYGSRALDLAGRLIEAGCPAD
- a CDS encoding three-helix bundle dimerization domain-containing protein, coding for MERQTEIQALKNVRSRLGARFPDLGEEAVAAAVSRASEEMTGPVRDYVPVLVERVARDRLARLRDHPGAPAAPSAQ
- the ychF gene encoding redox-regulated ATPase YchF; translated protein: MALTIGIVGLPNVGKSTLFNALTRNQVLAANYPFATIEPNVGVVSLPDPRLGQLAGIFNSDRILPATVSFVDIAGIVKGASEGEGLGNQFLANIREAQAIAQVVRVFDDPDVVHVEGRVDPRSDIETIHMELILADLQTIEKALPRVEKEVKNKKRDAAELAALQAAQKVLERGDTITSAVQSDKLDIDGLKELNLLTAKPFIYVFNADEGVLGDPEKQAELRELVAPADCIFLDAKLEADLVELSEEEAREMLEMNGQDESGLDQLARVGFHTLGLQTYLTAGPKEARAWTIHQGDTAPQAAGVIHSDFQRGFIKAEVVHFDDLISAGSMNEAKARGKVRIEGKDYVMADGDVVEFRFNV
- a CDS encoding NAD(P)H-dependent oxidoreductase, yielding MEGTTQHRTLVILGHPSTQDSRVNRHLADAVRGLPGLTVRDLASVRGAAGFDVEAEQEILRAHDTVVLRFPWYWYWYSIPGILKEWVDQVLTYGFAYGTGGDALRGKRLVVATSTGGPESSYGPSGHNRFTMAELMRPIEATAHLCGMVLEEPLVVHGARMVDEAELAAHGASYRNLLANSKGAARAA